The sequence CGACCAGGCGCGCCTCGGCCGTGATCTCTCCGTGCAGCAGCGCCGCTTCGGTGGAACGGGGCGGGCCATGGTGCTGGCGGTGGCCTTCGTGCTTGTTGCCCTCGTCGCCCTCGTCTGAAACGGGGCGGCGGCCCGGCTGGCTAAGTTGTGCCCGTGGCAGCTGTCGACCGGATCCCCGGGTTTTGCCTTGGTTCAATCCAGTCCCAAACCAGATCAGCCGCTGAGCAACCGACTCCAGCAGGACCTGAAGAACGACCTGATCGCCGGGTTGCTGGTGGTGATTCCCCTCGCCACCACGATCTGGCTGGCCACCACGGTGAGCCGCTTCGTGCTGGCGTTCCTCACCTCCATCCCGAAGCAGTTCAACCCGTTCAACACCCTCAGCCCGCTGCTGCAGGAGCTGATCAACCTGGGGGTGGGGCTGGTGGTGCCGCTGCTGGCCATCCTGCTGATCGGCCTGATGGCCCGCAACATCGTGGGGCGCTGGCTGCTCGAGTTCGGCGAGGGCACCCTGCTGCGCATCCCCTTGGCGGGCTCCGTCTACAAGACCCTCAAGCAGCTTCTGGAAACCTTCCTGCAGGGCAATGCCACCCGCTTCCGCCGCGTGGTCCTGGTGGAATATCCGCGTGAGGGTCAGTTTGCTCTGGGTTTTGTCACGGGGGTGCTGGGCAGCGCCCTGCAGGCCGGTTTCACTGAGCCGATGCTGAGCGTGTTCATCCCCACCGCTCCCAATCCCACCACCGGCTGGTATGCGGTGGTGCCCGAGGCCTCCGTGCGCGACCTCAATCTCTCCGTGGAGGACGCCTTCCGCACGATCATCTCGGCAGGCATCGTCAACCCCGACGAGCGCGAAACCCCCAACCGCAGCTTCTCCAGCCTGCTGGCCCAGCTGCGCGCCCCCCAGATGTCCTGATGCAGAGCCGCACCCTCTCCCGCGAACTGGCCCTGCTGATGCTCGGCCAGATCAGTGACCGTGGCGATGGCGCTGCAGCCAAGGCGGCCGCTGCCAGCCAGGCTCCCGCCGATCTGGCCCTCGATCAGCTGCTGCAGCAGGCCCTGGCCAGCCTCAGCCAGCACGTGCGCGAAGCCCTCGATCGCTCCGCCGCCGATCTGCAGCTGTCGCAGCAGCACCTGCTCGACAGCGAGCTGCAGGATCAGGGCCCAAGCCAGCTGCCCCGGGTGCGCCAGCATCTCAACGATGGCCTGGCCGCCGCGGAGCAGGCGCTCAACCGCCTCTCGGCCAGCCTGGAACTGCCGCGCCTGCTGATGCTGGCTGACCAGGAAGAGGTGCGCCGCGGTGCTCTGGACCGTGCTGCTGCCGTGCTGCGTCAGCGCGACGACATCGATCGCCGCCTCGATGCCGTGATGGAGGGTTGGCGCCTCACCAGGCTGCCCCGCATCGACCGCGATATCCTGCGCCTGGCCGCCGTGGATCTCGCCGATTTCGGCACCCCAGCCGCCGTGGCCTGCAACGAGGCCGTGGATCTGGCCAACCGCTACAGCGATGAACAGGGCCGGCGCATGATCAACGGCGTGCTGCGCCGCTTCACCAACGCAGTGACGGCCTCCTGATGGTGTTCGACTGGTTCAGGCGCAGGCCTGCTTCCCCGGCCCCGGCTGCAGGCGACACGCCCCCCACCGCTTCCCCCGAAGCAGGGCCAACGCCAGAGCCGGCCCCGTCCGAGTCAGTGCCTGAGCCGGGGCTCGTCGAGCCTGCCCCTGCTGGGGCCACACCAGCCACTGACCAGGACGCCCTCGCCTGGGCCCGGGAGGCCTATGCCCGCCTCAAGGCCCAGCAGCTGGCGGCCGAGCAGCCAGCCCAGACCCCTGAGCCTGAGCCAGCGGTTGCCGCTCCGGCTCCGCCACCAGCAGGCGCCGCCACAGAAGATTCAGCGAGCCCGGCCCCGGCCCCTCCCCCCGGCCCCGAGCCCTCCACCACGCTG is a genomic window of Cyanobium sp. NS01 containing:
- a CDS encoding DUF502 domain-containing protein, which encodes MVQSSPKPDQPLSNRLQQDLKNDLIAGLLVVIPLATTIWLATTVSRFVLAFLTSIPKQFNPFNTLSPLLQELINLGVGLVVPLLAILLIGLMARNIVGRWLLEFGEGTLLRIPLAGSVYKTLKQLLETFLQGNATRFRRVVLVEYPREGQFALGFVTGVLGSALQAGFTEPMLSVFIPTAPNPTTGWYAVVPEASVRDLNLSVEDAFRTIISAGIVNPDERETPNRSFSSLLAQLRAPQMS
- the nusB gene encoding transcription antitermination factor NusB; this encodes MQSRTLSRELALLMLGQISDRGDGAAAKAAAASQAPADLALDQLLQQALASLSQHVREALDRSAADLQLSQQHLLDSELQDQGPSQLPRVRQHLNDGLAAAEQALNRLSASLELPRLLMLADQEEVRRGALDRAAAVLRQRDDIDRRLDAVMEGWRLTRLPRIDRDILRLAAVDLADFGTPAAVACNEAVDLANRYSDEQGRRMINGVLRRFTNAVTAS